The segment NNNNNNNNNNNNNNNNNNNNNNNNNNNNNNNNNNNNNNNNNNNNNNNNNNNNNNNNNNNNNNNNNNNNNNNNNNNNNNNNNNNNNNNNNNNNNNNNNNNNNNNNNNNNNNNNNNNNNNNNNNNNNNNNNNNNNNNNNNNNNNNNNNNNNNNNNNNNNNNNNNNNNNNNNNNNNNNNNNNNNNNNNNNNNNNNNNNNNNNNNNNNNNNNNNNNNNNNNNNNNNNNNNNNNNNNNNNNNNNNNNNNNNNNNNNNNNNNNNNNNNNNNNNNNNNNNNNNNNNNNNNNNNNNNNNNNNNNNNNNNNNNNNNNNNNNNNNNNNNNNNNNNNNNNNNNNNNNNNNNNNNNNNNNNNNNNNNNNNNNNNNNNNNNNNNNNNNNNNNNNNNNNNNNNNNNNNNNNNNNNNNNNNNNNNNNNNNNNNNNNNNNNNNNNNNNNNNNNNNNNNNNNNNNNNNNNNNNNNNNNNNNNNNNNNNNNNNNNNNNNNNNNNNNNNNNNNNNNNNNNNNNNNNNNNNNNNNNNNNNNNNNNNNNNNNNNNNNNNNNNNNNNNNNNNNNNNNNNNNNNNNNNNNNNNNNNNNNNNNNNNNNNNNNNNNNNNNNNNNNNNNNNNNNNNNNNNNNNNNNNNNNNNNNNNNNNNNNNNNNNNNNNNNNNNNNNNNNNNNNNNNNNNNNNNNNNNNNNNNNNNNNNNNNNNNNNNNNNNNNNNNNNNNNNNNNNNNNNNNNNNNNNNNNNNNNNNNNNNNNNNNNNNNNNNNNNNNNNNNNNNNNNNNNNNNNNNNNNNNNNNNNNNNNNNNNNNNNNNNNNNNNNNNNNNNNNNNNNNNNNNNNNNNNNNNNNNNNNNNNNNNNTAAATATTGCAAATTGCAAATTCTTGTCTGAAAGAAGGTAAACATGACCAATTAATCCGTTGCTACAAAATTTTACATATCATTTCCTCAAAACATAAAGATACCATATCAAGTAAGTACAACAAGAaaatgctaacaattaataaggCTCCATACCTGAGTCATGTTTGGAGCAAAAACCATAGCAATATTTCTAGCATCCATTTTGTTATACTCCTACAACAACATCAGTCATGAGATCAATGGCCCAGTTGAGCAAGGCTGACTCAGTTGGCTTTAGCTGCTTTACAAGCTCAACAGCATCTTCTTCTGTATTGCACTGAAGAACTTGTTCAGGGGAAAGTCCATCGAGCACTCCCGAAGGAAGTTCTCGGAACCAAGCTTTAATTAGCCCTGCCAAGCAATGAACATCAATGTCTTCCGGCACAATGCCTCTGTTCAGCTGGTCCCTTAATAGCCCCTCTTCACCGTTTTCCGGGTTTATCCTAAATATACCTTCAGCCTGAGAATTCAACGAAGAAACAAAACAAAGGGACAACAATTAGTTAGTCTCATATTCTAATACTGATTCTCACAAGGAATTAGTGTTACAATGTCATGAATTATGTACCTTTAGGCCTCCCTGTGAGTATAATCGCTCCTGCATTAGCAAGAGAATAGTGGGGACACTGTTTCCTTTTGAATCATAAGAACATTGCATTGATTCAGCTGAGACACCAAAAATACTAACACTGCAAGTATTGATGATGGAAAAATCACATTAGAATAACAGAATTACAAAATGTAAAAAAGTATCCATGAATTAAATATTCTAAAAGAGGGTGAAAATAAGCATGAGAACTTTTCAATCCTATGTTTCCGTTACCGTTAGGGATGCTTTTCAAGCAAATAAAGGTAAacgctaatttttttttttagctttcAACAAACATTCCATCTAACTTTTAGTTATGAATCTGAGaatcttctttctttcctttacttttctCCCATCTAACGTTCTTCTATCACATATCTGAAGTCAACCCCAATAAACTTGACTAGTTTCAATGAAAGCATGGATTGTACGAAAAATGTTAAACGAAGTACCTAGCACTGGGAACAGGAGCGGGAACATGAACCTCTAACTCAACGGGAAGACCAAGGAAGCCATTGAAGCGATCGAAGGTGACATGACTAACGTGCTTAACGTTTGTGGGCCATCCAATCTCCATTTGATGAACGGTATTCGATATCACATCTTTGGGACTGTCTACACTGCAAGCCACCATTGATTTCCTAAGCGCCGCCAAAAGAACCGCCACCGGAGACAGCTGGTTCTGTTCGTCGTCATCTTGCTCCGACGCTCGCCTACCACCACCGCATCCAGCGCCCTTGCTCACCATCACTGCCCCtgtcattcttcttatcttgtCTCTGTATGTGTGTGTATAATGTGCAGGAATGAAGATGGAGACAAGAGAGGTTTAAATTTGAGGATGAGGCTTGTTACTTGTTTCgtttgtttgtgtttgtgtgtgtgtgagtgTGGGGTTCTGTGTTTGTTGCATTCATCTTCTTTTGAAGGCTCGCTCTCTCTCTTTTTGTACTTCAACGGCCACTCGTTTCAAATTTTGCTTTATCTACAGTCTTCTCTCTCTTTACTCCTCCTTTTTGTCTCATAATTACCCCTCTTTGCCACTCCACATTCAACACCTTACACCAGAAACATTTTCTCCTATTAAATCTACTCTCTGTAATTGGAACATCATGTTttcatttatgattttttatttattttttaaatatttttaattatatacaatttatgaaagaatgttatttgattattattatgttaactaattttttttgttaaaaaaatatgtgaaaCAATATGTAATAGATATAGATAAATAGatagtaattaatttagtacctaatttttagtattgatggaatattttttatttaactacaGCTTATTgagtaaaattattaaaaatatatttttttattaaattaagtaTTACTGTAGTAAGAAAATGTAACACAAGAAGACTCGATAAAATAGGAGAGTGTAGGCAATCTAGGCATATTAAaggttttatttgtaaaaacGTGAAGTTTGTATTTGCTATTTATTATGAGCTCACATGACATCAATGTGTGAAAATTAAGGccattgaactccaacttggCTTACAAAACTCAGTACCAAATCTACAAGCTCGTTTTCTCTGAATGCAAAATTCATTGAGCGCTTAAACGAATTTTTGTATGCGTACTCATTACCGATAAACACATTCAAACAATCATTAAGCAAATGTACTTTGTTCGATAATGTTGTGTAATGAGTAATGACAATTACCAATTTCCAATCAATCACATTCTATAAACATATCTTTGTAAAATTCGAATTTGTTGAAGACCGTTGAATAAAGAGATGACAAAaagagttatttttttattgagggCAAGATCCCCTTGCTTCCATCATCAAAT is part of the Arachis duranensis cultivar V14167 unplaced genomic scaffold, aradu.V14167.gnm2.J7QH unplaced_Scaffold_167378, whole genome shotgun sequence genome and harbors:
- the LOC107472568 gene encoding LOW QUALITY PROTEIN: rho GTPase-activating protein 2-like (The sequence of the model RefSeq protein was modified relative to this genomic sequence to represent the inferred CDS: inserted 2 bases in 1 codon), whose amino-acid sequence is MTGAVMVSKGAGCGGGRRASEQDDDEQNQLSPVAVLLAALRKSMVACSVDSPKDVISNTVHQMEIGWPTNVKHVSHVTFDRFNGFLGLPVELEVHVPAPVPSASVSIFGVSAESMQCSYDSKGNSVPTILLLMQERLYSQGGLKAEGIFRINPENGEEGLLRDQLNRGIVPEDIDVHCLAGLIKAWFRELPSGVLDGLSPEQVLQCNTEEDAVELVKQLKPTESALLNWAIDLMTDVVVXEYNKMDARNIAMVFAPNMTQVWSLINC